The Acanthochromis polyacanthus isolate Apoly-LR-REF ecotype Palm Island chromosome 10, KAUST_Apoly_ChrSc, whole genome shotgun sequence genome includes the window AAAATAGATTGTACAAACTGCTAGTATTTATTATGCAATATGATATTTGAATTTCAGATCACTATCAAAAATATTAGCAAGTTGAAGACTGAAAGTTGGCTGAAGGCCATGAGTGAGCAACAGAGGGAGTTACACGATCGTTAACCATTAACAtagttttacagaaaacattaagatcaaaatatccaaaaaagaTGAATACACGAAGtttaatttccaataaaatacaaaaaaaaaaaaaacacgtcgATTCCTGTGAATTCCTCGAGTGGAAAATTGTATGAGCGGAAGAAAAAAATGGCCAAGAAAAAGGTATATAACTGGTGTGGATATACGTCACGATCATAATTATACAGACATcgaaaaataaagaataaataaagaaaaaaatagttatAACATGTATATGGAACATAAATTGCAAAATGCCACATTTTGGTCATCTATATTGCAAGTTTCACAGTCAGACATAAAATGCCAGGCACGCTGACCATGGTGCTGAAAAGTACAGTTCAGCTTTGGCTTTAAGCTGTACATttttactggaaaaaaacacacagagagagagagagagagagaggagaaaaagaagacagaaaacaactgaCCTCGAGAGGAGAGTCTGGTTCATCCAGGATGCTCTTCTCACCCTGCATCCGCTGCATCGTCCCTGAACAACTGGGATCCATTATCAACACGTTCTGACTACCACCTCTGCCGAACTTACAGTCACTCTTTCTGGAGTCTGTCGTCCTGCACACCTCGTAATTGTAAACGTGTTGGAGAGTCCCTGTTGTCCCCAAAGTGTCTGAGTAACGTGGAGGATAATATGGAATGACAGGCAGGCTGGAATGATACAGGATGCGAGACTGTCTCCATCTGTAGATTTTCACTGAGATAATAACCACCAAACACgtgatgaagaggaaggagaccACAGCCAGAGCCAACACTAAGTAAAAAGTCAGGTTGTCATTGTACTCCTTGTCGTGTGGAAAGTCACTGAACTCCGACAGAACTTCAGGGAAGCTGTCCGCCACCGCCACGTTCACAATGACTGTAGCTGAACGAGAGGGCTGCCCGTTGTCCTCCACTATAACACTCAGTCTCTGTTTCACTGCATCTTTATCACTCACTTGGCGGATGGTTCGGATCTCTCCGTTCTGGGAGCCCACTTCAAACAGAGCCCTGTCTGTGGCCTTCTGCAGTTTATACGACAGCCACGCATTCTGTCCAGAGTCCACATCAACAGCCACCACTTTGGTCACCAGATAGCCCACATCTGCTGAACGAGGAACCATTTCAGCCACCACAGAGCCACCAGTCTGGACTGGATACAGGACCTGAGGAGGGTTGTCATTCTGGTCCTGGATCATGATTTTCACTGTCACGTTGCTGCTGAGTGGAGGGGAGCCTCCATCCTGTGCTTTTACTACCAGCTGAAGCTGTTTGATTTGCTCATAATCAAAGGATCGAACTGCACTGAGAACTCCACTTTCAGAGTTCAAAGACAAATAAGTAGAGACTGGACTCCCACTGACCTGTGTGTCCTCTAAAAGATATGAGATTCTGGCATTTTGATTCCAATCAGAGTCTTGAGCACTGACAGCAAATATAGAAAACCCAGGAGAATTATTCTCTGTGATGTAAGCAGAATAACTGTTTTTATCAAATAATGGTGCATTGTCATTGACATCAGAGATTTTCAGATGTAATTTAGTTGAGCTGGAAAGAGGAGGAGACCCAGAATCGGTGGCTGTTATTGTTATGTTATATTCAGTGACAGATTCTCGATCAAAGTCTTGATCAGAGATCAAATTGTAATAGTTTGTTAGAGATGATTCAATTTTAAAGGGAAGTTTTCCCTCAATAGAACATTTGATTTCTCCATTTCTCTCAGAATCTGCgtcttttacatttaaaacagcaaTAGTTGTACCAGGAGGTGAATTCTCAGAAATTGGACTGGAAAATGACATAACATTTATAACTGGTGCATTATCATTGACATCAACAACTTCAAATATAACTTTACTTGTCCCAGTTAAACCACCTTGATCCTTTGCTTCGACCCTGACTTCGTACTTTCTGTCCTTTTCATAGTCTATTTGACCAGACACATAGATAGTCCCTGTGCTTTCATCAATACTAAATAAATCTACAGTGCCTCCTTTCATTTTAGATAAACTGTAAGTAATGAGTCCATATGAACCACTGTCAGCGTCTGTGGCATTTACTGTGATGATACTTGTGCCTGTCATTGTGTTTTCCACCACAGATGCTTTGTAAACTGATTGGTTGAAAACCGGATCATTGTCATTAGCATCTAAAACAGTAACATCTATATTTACTGAACCAGATCTCTGTGGTGTCCCTCCGTCCACTGCGATTAATTTCAAAGAGAAATGTGGATGTCGCTCTCGATCTAAAGGTTTCTGCAGCACCATTTCAACATATTTGCTTCCATCTGGATTTGCATGTTGCTTCAATATGAAATTGTCGTTCGGTGATAAAATATAATCTCGCAAAGCATTTTGGCCTACATCCAGATCCTCCGCACTCTGTAGTGGGAAACGTACTccaactgcagcagattcacTCATTTCAAAACTGATAGCTTTATCTTTGTTTAGAAATACAGGAGCGTGATCGTTTATATCTAAAACCTCGACAGTGATTCTGTGGAGCTCGATTGGATTTTCTAAAATCACCTCAAAACTGAAGCTACACGGCGTCACATCTCCACAAAGCTGCTCGCGGTCGATTCTGTCATTCACCACCAGAATCCCTTTGTCTGTCTTCAGCTCGGTGTAGTGAACGTTTTCTCCGGTCACGATACGGGCCCGCCCAGAGCGGAGCCTCCTCAGATCCAGACCAAGATCTTGCGCTACGTTACCGATAACAGAGCctttcttcatctcctctgggATAGAATACCGAATCTGACCACCGACCATGTTGAACACATGAAGGAGCAGCATAAGGAGTCCGATTTGCCGTCGCAGTCCACAAAACAATCGCCATCTTAATGATATGGAGGACACATATCTCCCAGTCgccatcatttaaaaaaaaaattttaaaaaaacaggatcTTTTTCCTGCTGAAATGtcgaagaaaaaaaacagccccGAGTATATTCGTTTCCCGGTTACATCCAAAAACGTCTCCAAAATTTACTTGTCAGTCTTTCAGATCGCGCTCGTTCGAAACCTCGACTAAACACAGAGAGCCTCCTTCACTGTATATGCAGTCAGGGGATGGACTGGATGACGACGCAACACTCAACATTTTGCTAACCAACAGCGTCCCTTAGAGTTGAAAAGATGGAAATGAAACGAGAACGAGAAAAcatcaatacaaaaaataattcaagTAGCAGTGGTCTGTTTGTTGTAGGAAAAGGCTTATTGTCAATATAATATTAGTGAAAGGAAATTGTAGCAGAGCACATAACTTATTCAAAGAGAAAGCCAACCACTGAAGTGtcaaaactgcatttctttcttGCAACTAAATAATTTGCCGACAATGCAGGAAATCATAATGACTGAGAAAAAGACAACAGGGCTGCAAACttgaattaaagaaaaatactttaaaaaaaatacatgtcatCGTGAAACAGTAAGTGGTACAAACAGGAAGGCATTGGGTCGGTGAAACTATATTTTGACTAAGGTTAAAATGACGCTGTTTCCTATAGTCAAGTCAAAGAATTACAAGTAGGATTGTGTGTTATAAAAACTTTGTCTATGTGTGTCACACTAACATTTTTATCgtttatttttaaccaaaaacataaataactttggtgaagtgattttaaaaactcaggataaacattttttttaatcacagctTTCAAAAGCATGATAACTCAGCAAATGGAAATGGTCAATGTGATGTAATAAAGTACAATATTGACAATATTTTAGCAACTCAAATTTGTTCGATATAATTAACATTTTTGATGCCATTCTCTTGAACAGTTAGAGATTGTACTATTATCTGTAAATTAGAACATTTGGAGACGGAGAGCAAAACGTCTTATCAAGTTATGTGAACCAGCTGAGGTgttgtccatggtgctgaataCAGAGCCACAGCTTGCAACTGCTTATTATTAATGAAAGTGAAAAGCAAACACTAACACAGAACCTGAGACACATACAAAGCAAAACTTTTCAACTGACCTCTAGAGGAGAGTCTGGTTCATCCAGGATGCTCTTCTCACTCTGCATCCGCTGCATCGTCCCTGAACAACTGGGATCCATTATCAACACGTTCTGACTACCGCCTCTGCCGAACTTACAGTCACTCTTTCTGGAGTCTGTCGTCCTGCACACTTCGTAATTGTACACGTGTTGGAGAGTCCCTGTTGTCCCCAAAGTGTCTGAGTAACGTGGAGGATAATATGGAATGACAGGCAGGCTGGAATGATACAGGATGCGAGACTGTCTCCATCTGTAGATTTTCACTGAGATAATAACCACCAAACACgtgatgaagaggaaggagaccACAGCCAGAGCCAACACTAAGTAAAAAGTCAGGTTGTCATTGTACTCCTTGTCGTGTGGAAAGTCACTGAACTCCGACAGAACTTCAGGGAAGCTGTCCGCCACCGCCACGTTCACAATGACTGTAGCTGAACGAGAGGGCTGCCCGTTGTCCTCCACTATAACACTCAGTCTCTGTTTCACTGCATCTTTATCACTCACTTGGCGGATGGTTCGGATCTCTCCGTTCTGGGAGCCCACTTCAAACAGAGCCCTGTCTGTGGCCTTCTGCAGTTTATACGACAGCCACGCATTCTGTCCAGAGTCCACATCAACAGCCACCACTTTGGTCACCAGATAGCCCACATCTGCTGAACGAGGAACCATTTCAGCCACCACAGAGCCACCAGTCTGGACTGGATACAGGACCTGAGGAGGGTTGTCATTCTGGTCCTGGATCATGATTTTCACTGTCACGTTGCTGCTGAGTGGAGGGGAGCCTCCATCCTGTGCTTTTACTACCAGCTGAAGCTGTTTGATTTGCTCATAATCAAAGGATCGAACTGCACTGAGAACTCCACTTTCAGAGTTCAAAGACAAATAAGTAGAGACTGGACTCCCACTGACCTGTGTGTCCTCTAAAAGATATGAGATTCTGGCATTTTGATTCCAATCAGAGTCTTGAGCACTGACAGCAAATATAGAAAACCCAGGAGAATTATTCTCTGTGATGTAAGCAGAATAACTGTTTTTATCAAATAATGGTGCATTGTCATTGACATCAGAGATTTTCAGATGTAATTTAGTTGAGCTGGAAAGAGGAGGAGACCCAGAATCGGTGGCTGTTATTGTTATGTTATATTCAGAGACAGATTCTCTATCAAAGTGTTGATCAGAGATCAAATTGTAATAGTTTGTTAGAGATGATTCAATTTTAAAGGGAAGTTTTCCCTCAAGAGAACATTTAATTTCTCCATTTCTCTCAGAATCTGaatcttttacatttaaaatagcaATAGTTGTACCAGTAGGCGAGTCCTCAGAAATTGGACTGGAAAATGACATAATACTTATAACTGGCACATTATCATTGACATCAATGACCTCGAAAATAACTTTACTCGTTCCAGTTAAACCACCTTGATCCTTTGCTTCGACTCTCACTTcgtattttttatctttttcgtAATCTATTTGACCAGAAACATAAATAGTGCCAGTTTTTCCATCAATAGTGAATATGTCCGCTGcacttcctttcattttagacaaactgtAAGTAATGAGTCCATATGAACCACTGTCAGCGTCTGTGGCATTTACTGTGATAATTCGAGTGCCTTTCACTGTGTTTTCCACCACAGATGCTTTATACACCGACTGGTTAAAAGCAGGAATGTTGTCGTTAGCATCTAAAACGGTAACATCTATATTTACTGTACCAGATCTCTGTGGTGTCCCTCCGTCCACTGCGCTGAGTTTCAAAGACAAATGTGGATGTCGTTCTCTATCTAAAGGTTTCTGCAGCACCATTTCAACATATTTGCTTCCATCTGGATTTGCATGTTGCTTCAATATGAAATTGTCGTTTGGTGATAAAATATAATCTTGCAAAGCATTTTGGCCTACATCCAGATCCTCCGCACTCTGCAAAGGAAACTGCACTCCAACTGTAGCTGATTCACTGATTTCAAGGCTGATAGGTTTGTCGCTGTTTGGAAATACGGGAGCGTGATCGTTTATATCTAAAACCTCGACAGTGATTCTGTGCAGTTCCATTGGATTTTCTAAAATCACCTCAAAACTGAAGCTACACGGCGTCACATCTCCGCAAAGCTGCTCTCGGTCGATTCTCTCATTCACCACCAGAATCCCTTTGTCTGTCTTCAGCTCGGTGTAGTGAACGTTTTCTCCGGTCACGATACGGGCCCGCCCAGAGCGGAGCCTCCTCAGATCCAAACCAAGATCTTGCGCTACATTACCGATAACAGAGCctttcttcatctcctctgggATAGAATACCGAATCTGACCACCGACGATGTTGAAcacatgaagcagcagcataAGGAGTCCGATTTGCCGTCGCAGTCCACAAAACAATCGCCATCTTAATGATATGGAGGACACATATCTCTCAGTCGACATCATttgaaaaatacaattaaaaaacagGATCGTTATTCTGTGAATATGTCGAAAAAAACAGCCCCGAGTATATCCGTTTCCCGGTTACATCCAAAAACGTCTTCAATATTTATTTGTCAGTCTTTCAGACCGTGCTTGCTCGAAACCTCGAGTAAACACAGAGAGCCTCCTTCACCGTATAAGCAGTCAGGGGATGGACTGGATGACGAGGcaacattaaatattttactgaccAACAGCGTCCCTTAGAGTTGAAAGATGGAAATAAATCAAGGCCAAATTCATAGCAGTAATCctccaagaaaacacaaacaacttaCAGCTCGTTATCAATTTTTTAAAGACGCTGACAACAATATCCTATTTTCAGGCACAAGTATATATTAGCACAGGCcatggcatttaaaaaaaaatctaattagaaAAAAACCACATAAGCGAAAAATCTAAAGTTTACCTTACTTCTTAACAAAATGTTTGCAATGCAGGAGGCCGTAAATACGAACGCTAACTCAGAAAAGAAACTACATAAATGAGCGACAAAATATTTCTAGTTAGGAAAAATATTTGGTGTCATTGTAAAACTACGGGAATGTGCCGTTACAAGGAAGATTTTGTATCTAAGATGTTAAATGCTGTGAAAATATAGCTGCCTCTTAATATACACATGTTCAACGGAATGCTTCACTCCGTGAGtgtcacaaaaaaaattccaacaCGATTTCAAACTGATATTAGCTCCTCACTATCAGCAAGTTTATCATCAGTTGTAACTGAGCAGGTATCAAGGCAATGGAAAACGTTTTTCTAGGGGCACAACGATAGTATAATCATTGCTCTGACAACTTTATATTGACAGACATGGTAAATATGTTAATGACACAGGGTTTGACAACCACAAGCTGTATTCTATTTACCACCAAACATTGTGGAGAAGCAGGAGAAATCTTACAAATTGACGATAAAGACTTGACgtgctgtccatggtgctgaatgTTACATCACAGCGTGCATGTATAtaatgaaagcaaataaaaagcgtagaaaaacacattatattTGACACACACGAAGCAACATTTTTCAACTGACCTCTAGAGGAGAGTCTGGTTCATCCAGGATGCTCTTCTCACTCTGCATCCGCTGCATCGTCCCTGAAAAACTGGGATCCATTATCAACACGTTCTGACTACCGCCTCTGCCGAACTTACAGTCACTCTTTCTGGAGTCTGTCGTCCTGCACACTTCGTAATTGTACACGTGTTGGAGAGTCCCTGTTGTCCCCAAAGTGTCTGAGTAACGTGGAGGATAATATGGAATGACAGGCAGGCTGGAATGATACAGGATGCGAGACTGTCTCCATCTGTAGATTTTCACTGAGATAATAACCACCAAACACgtgatgaagaggaaggagaccACAGCCAGAGCCAACACTAAGTAAAAAGTCAGGTTGTCATTGTACTCCTTGTCGTGTGGAAAGTCACTGAACTCCGACAGAACTTCAGGGAAGCTGTCCGCCACCGCCACGTTCACAATGACTGTAGCTGAACGAGAGGGCTGCCCGTTGTCCTCCACTATAACACTCAGTCTCTGTTTCACTGCATCTTTATCATTCACTTGGCGGATGGTTCGAATCTCTCCGTTCTGGGAGCCCACTTCAAACAGAGCCCTGTCTGTGGCCTTCTGCAGTTTATACGACAGCCACGCATTCTGTCCAGAGTCCACATCAACAGCCACCACTTTGGTCACCAGATAGCCCACATCTGCTGAACGAGGAACCATTTCAGCCACCACAGAGCCACCAGTCTGGACTGGATACAGGACCTGAGGAGGGTTGTCATTCTGGTCCTGGATCATGATTTTCACTGTCACGTTGCTGCTGAGTGGAGGGGAGCCTCCATCCTGTGCTTTTACTACCAGCTGAAGCTGTTTGATTTGCTCATAATCAAAGGATCGAACTGCACTGAGAACTCCACTTTCAGAGTTCAAAGACAAATAAGTAGAGACTGGACTCCCACTGACCTGTGTGTCCTCTAAAAGATATGAGATTCTGGCATTTTGATTCCAATCAGAGTCTTGAGCACTGACAGCAAATATAGAAAACCCAGGAGAATTATTCTCTGTGATGTAAGCAGAATAACTGTTTTTATCAAATAATGGTGCATTGTCATTGACATCAGAGATTTTCAGATGTAATTTAGTTGAGCTGGAAAGAGGAGGAGACCCAGAATCGGTGGCTGTTATTGTTATGTTATATTCAGAGACAGATTCTCTGTCAAAGTCTTGATCAGAGATCAAATTGTAATAGTTTGTTAGAGATGATTCGATTTTAAAGGGAAGTTTTCCCTCAATAGAACATTTGATTTCTCCATTTCTCTCAGAATCTGCGtctttaacattaaaaacagcaatAGTTGTACCAGGAGGTGCATCCTCAGAAACTGGACTGGAAAATGACATAATATTTATAACTGGTGCATTATCATTGACATCAATGACCTCAATAACAACTTTACTTGCTCCAATTAAACCACCTTGATCCTTTGCTTCGACTCTCACCTcgtattttctgtctttgtcatagTCTATTTGGCCAC containing:
- the LOC110968548 gene encoding protocadherin gamma-A2-like isoform X5, which encodes MMATEKYVSSISLRWRLFCGLRRQIGLLILLLHVFNIVGGQIRYSIPEEMKKGSVIGNVAQDLGLDLRRLRSGRARIVTGENVHYTELKTDKGILVVNERIDREQLCGDVTPCSFSFEVILENPIELHRITVEVLDINDHAPVFPNTDKAINFEMSESAAVGVQFPLQSAEDLDVGQNALRDYILSPNDNFILKQHANPDGSKYVEMVLQKPLDREQRSHLSLKLIAVDGGTPQRSGTVNIDVTVLDANDNIPVFNQSVYKASVVENTVKGTRIITVNATDADSGSYGLITYSLSKMKGSAADIFTINENTGTIYVCGQIDYDKDRKYEVRVEAKDQGGLIGASKVVIEVIDVNDNAPVINIMSFSSPVSEDAPPGTTIAVFNVKDADSERNGEIKCSIEGKLPFKIESSLTNYYNLISDQDFDRESVSEYNITITATDSGSPPLSSSTKLHLKISDVNDNAPLFDKNSYSAYITENNSPGFSIFAVSAQDSDWNQNARISYLLEDTQVSGSPVSTYLSLNSESGVLSAVRSFDYEQIKQLQLVVKAQDGGSPPLSSNVTVKIMIQDQNDNPPQVLYPVQTGGSVVAEMVPRSADVGYLVTKVVAVDVDSGQNAWLSYKLQKATDRALFEVGSQNGEIRTIRQVNDKDAVKQRLSVIVEDNGQPSRSATVIVNVAVADSFPEVLSEFSDFPHDKEYNDNLTFYLVLALAVVSFLFITCLVVIISVKIYRWRQSRILYHSSLPVIPYYPPRYSDTLGTTGTLQHVYNYEVCRTTDSRKSDCKFGRGGSQNVLIMDPSCSGTMQRIQSEKSILDEPDSPLEVS
- the LOC110968548 gene encoding protocadherin gamma-A2-like isoform X1, yielding MMATEKYVSSISLRWRLFCGLRRQIGLLILLLHVFNIVGGQIRYSIPEEMKKGSVIGNVAQDLGLDLRRLRSGRARIVTGENVHYTELKTDKGILVVNERIDREQLCGDVTPCSFSFEVILENPIELHRITVEVLDINDHAPVFPNTDKAINFEMSESAAVGVQFPLQSAEDLDVGQNALRDYILSPNDNFILKQHANPDGSKYVEMVLQKPLDREQRSHLSLKLIAVDGGTPQRSGTVNIDVTVLDANDNIPVFNQSVYKASVVENTVKGTRIITVNATDADSGSYGLITYSLSKMKGSAADIFTINENTGTIYVCGQIDYDKDRKYEVRVEAKDQGGLIGASKVVIEVIDVNDNAPVINIMSFSSPVSEDAPPGTTIAVFNVKDADSERNGEIKCSIEGKLPFKIESSLTNYYNLISDQDFDRESVSEYNITITATDSGSPPLSSSTKLHLKISDVNDNAPLFDKNSYSAYITENNSPGFSIFAVSAQDSDWNQNARISYLLEDTQVSGSPVSTYLSLNSESGVLSAVRSFDYEQIKQLQLVVKAQDGGSPPLSSNVTVKIMIQDQNDNPPQVLYPVQTGGSVVAEMVPRSADVGYLVTKVVAVDVDSGQNAWLSYKLQKATDRALFEVGSQNGEIRTIRQVNDKDAVKQRLSVIVEDNGQPSRSATVIVNVAVADSFPEVLSEFSDFPHDKEYNDNLTFYLVLALAVVSFLFITCLVVIISVKIYRWRQSRILYHSSLPVIPYYPPRYSDTLGTTGTLQHVYNYEVCRTTDSRKSDCKFGRGGSQNVLIMDPSCSGTMQRMQGEKSILDEPDSPLEVSCFLSSFSPLSLSLSLCVFFQ
- the LOC110968548 gene encoding protocadherin gamma-A11-like isoform X3 is translated as MMATGRYVSSISLRWRLFCGLRRQIGLLMLLLHVFNMVGGQIRYSIPEEMKKGSVIGNVAQDLGLDLRRLRSGRARIVTGENVHYTELKTDKGILVVNDRIDREQLCGDVTPCSFSFEVILENPIELHRITVEVLDINDHAPVFLNKDKAISFEMSESAAVGVRFPLQSAEDLDVGQNALRDYILSPNDNFILKQHANPDGSKYVEMVLQKPLDRERHPHFSLKLIAVDGGTPQRSGSVNIDVTVLDANDNDPVFNQSVYKASVVENTMTGTSIITVNATDADSGSYGLITYSLSKMKGGTVDLFSIDESTGTIYVSGQIDYEKDRKYEVRVEAKDQGGLTGTSKVIFEVVDVNDNAPVINVMSFSSPISENSPPGTTIAVLNVKDADSERNGEIKCSIEGKLPFKIESSLTNYYNLISDQDFDRESVTEYNITITATDSGSPPLSSSTKLHLKISDVNDNAPLFDKNSYSAYITENNSPGFSIFAVSAQDSDWNQNARISYLLEDTQVSGSPVSTYLSLNSESGVLSAVRSFDYEQIKQLQLVVKAQDGGSPPLSSNVTVKIMIQDQNDNPPQVLYPVQTGGSVVAEMVPRSADVGYLVTKVVAVDVDSGQNAWLSYKLQKATDRALFEVGSQNGEIRTIRQVSDKDAVKQRLSVIVEDNGQPSRSATVIVNVAVADSFPEVLSEFSDFPHDKEYNDNLTFYLVLALAVVSFLFITCLVVIISVKIYRWRQSRILYHSSLPVIPYYPPRYSDTLGTTGTLQHVYNYEVCRTTDSRKSDCKFGRGGSQNVLIMDPSCSGTMQRIQSEKSILDEPDSPLEVS
- the LOC110968546 gene encoding protocadherin gamma-A11-like; its protein translation is MMSTERYVSSISLRWRLFCGLRRQIGLLMLLLHVFNIVGGQIRYSIPEEMKKGSVIGNVAQDLGLDLRRLRSGRARIVTGENVHYTELKTDKGILVVNERIDREQLCGDVTPCSFSFEVILENPMELHRITVEVLDINDHAPVFPNSDKPISLEISESATVGVQFPLQSAEDLDVGQNALQDYILSPNDNFILKQHANPDGSKYVEMVLQKPLDRERHPHLSLKLSAVDGGTPQRSGTVNIDVTVLDANDNIPAFNQSVYKASVVENTVKGTRIITVNATDADSGSYGLITYSLSKMKGSAADIFTIDGKTGTIYVSGQIDYEKDKKYEVRVEAKDQGGLTGTSKVIFEVIDVNDNVPVISIMSFSSPISEDSPTGTTIAILNVKDSDSERNGEIKCSLEGKLPFKIESSLTNYYNLISDQHFDRESVSEYNITITATDSGSPPLSSSTKLHLKISDVNDNAPLFDKNSYSAYITENNSPGFSIFAVSAQDSDWNQNARISYLLEDTQVSGSPVSTYLSLNSESGVLSAVRSFDYEQIKQLQLVVKAQDGGSPPLSSNVTVKIMIQDQNDNPPQVLYPVQTGGSVVAEMVPRSADVGYLVTKVVAVDVDSGQNAWLSYKLQKATDRALFEVGSQNGEIRTIRQVSDKDAVKQRLSVIVEDNGQPSRSATVIVNVAVADSFPEVLSEFSDFPHDKEYNDNLTFYLVLALAVVSFLFITCLVVIISVKIYRWRQSRILYHSSLPVIPYYPPRYSDTLGTTGTLQHVYNYEVCRTTDSRKSDCKFGRGGSQNVLIMDPSCSGTMQRMQSEKSILDEPDSPLEVS
- the LOC110968548 gene encoding protocadherin gamma-A2-like isoform X4, producing the protein MMATEKYVSSISLRWRLFCGLRRQIGLLILLLHVFNIVGGQIRYSIPEEMKKGSVIGNVAQDLGLDLRRLRSGRARIVTGENVHYTELKTDKGILVVNERIDREQLCGDVTPCSFSFEVILENPIELHRITVEVLDINDHAPVFPNTDKAINFEMSESAAVGVQFPLQSAEDLDVGQNALRDYILSPNDNFILKQHANPDGSKYVEMVLQKPLDREQRSHLSLKLIAVDGGTPQRSGTVNIDVTVLDANDNIPVFNQSVYKASVVENTVKGTRIITVNATDADSGSYGLITYSLSKMKGSAADIFTINENTGTIYVCGQIDYDKDRKYEVRVEAKDQGGLIGASKVVIEVIDVNDNAPVINIMSFSSPVSEDAPPGTTIAVFNVKDADSERNGEIKCSIEGKLPFKIESSLTNYYNLISDQDFDRESVSEYNITITATDSGSPPLSSSTKLHLKISDVNDNAPLFDKNSYSAYITENNSPGFSIFAVSAQDSDWNQNARISYLLEDTQVSGSPVSTYLSLNSESGVLSAVRSFDYEQIKQLQLVVKAQDGGSPPLSSNVTVKIMIQDQNDNPPQVLYPVQTGGSVVAEMVPRSADVGYLVTKVVAVDVDSGQNAWLSYKLQKATDRALFEVGSQNGEIRTIRQVNDKDAVKQRLSVIVEDNGQPSRSATVIVNVAVADSFPEVLSEFSDFPHDKEYNDNLTFYLVLALAVVSFLFITCLVVIISVKIYRWRQSRILYHSSLPVIPYYPPRYSDTLGTTGTLQHVYNYEVCRTTDSRKSDCKFGRGGSQNVLIMDPSFSGTMQRMQSEKSILDEPDSPLEVS